The genomic segment GGCTTTTACTGCAACACTCGTAAACCAGAGAAACAACGCCCTTTAGGATGGTCCTAAACTCAAAATAtgtgccaacacacacacacacacacacacacatgcatacacaggtaggtggataagtggatgggtagctgggtgggtgtgtggacgATTTGGTGTTTGGATGCGTGGgtggatggataaatggatgggtgaatgggtagttggatgggtgggtgggtaaatTGGTGTGTGGATGCATATTTGGATAGGTGGATGAATGGGTGAGTCAGTGGATCGTTGAGTGGCTgggtgagtggagggtgtgggtaAGGTGTGGATGATGGGTTTGGTgtaggtgagtggatgggttggGTGGATGAGTACGAATGAGTGATTAGGTTGGTGGAAGGTCGATGGACAATGAACTGTAGGTGATCGTGGTTGTGGATGGGTAGGTCATTGCGTAGTGGATGGTAGGGTGGATGGTTGGTAGGTGGATGgtttggtgggtgtgggtgggatgatggatgagtgagtgtgGCTGAGTGGGTTAGTTGGTaagagatgggtggatggatgggtgggtgtaaGTGTTGGTAGTGTacggtgagtggatgggtggatgtggttgGTTGAGTAGGTGGCTGGATGGGTGGGCTAAtggaggtgggtgggtgagtgtgaatcggtggataaatggatgcaaataTAATCATCgtatttttgtatcattttaATCTTTAGCAAGGATTTCAGtacataataaatagataaacataactGAATAACTACTATAAATTCAATTAcagaagactttcttcattctctcacccctattctgtccacctctctaatgtaagaattaaccagtatcctcaatcattcatccctttctctggcaaactctgaaacttcctgcctgattctgtatttcctccttcctgtcttaaactttttttttatcattctatttGTCACTGCTCTAGGAACAGGCACTTAGGTGGTTTATTTATACTAAAAATGTTCGTTGACCTTGATGCAATTATTGTATCACGCAGATACTTAAATTGTAGATGTGTGTCTGGTGAACTGgtttactaccacttctactactactgtaatggTACTAAGCCACTCTTTCCCGCATCCCTCACGTAGGAGATCTAGGGACGATACCTGCATCCTTTACCTTTCTCACCTGTAGTGGAGTTAAGGATCCATGCTAATCTCTGCTaaatctcccttcttcccttgatGACTACCGCCGTCATTCCACATGGAGTAATTCCTTCTCTCCAAGCGTCTCTTTCTCCCAAGGGAGATATGCTATAAATTAGACCGAACTCTCCAGCGATCTGTCTGTTGGCGGTGAGCCTCCTAAGGATTAGGATCCACACCTGCACCACTCTAGTGAGTagtacatttattttttaaaaataTCCCTCCTGAGGACGAACACAGCATGGAGACGCTTAtatcacacaaaaccaaagttagtcgtgctgactaccttttcttagtaaaacccatggggtctagaacgagtggcagcattagtcacagtgactaacataatgttagtcaatttgtgactaactgagcactcaacctgagtatggtcttactcaaatatatctgactaatgccttcgtactgttcactgcttctactaaccacattagtaaagtggatcataggttagtcaattaaatgactaattagttagtctttcttaggcagatgatgaatcattagtacctttaatactagcagctagctactgctgtctcaaggttagggaaagaatagataataaattcaatatattcatatacaattaaatgttccctccatttcattgcattaaaaaaataagtaaaaaaataaacactataatttttatcatctatagtataatatgcttttcacttgaacatttaacagaaagctcccctcaaaactgtaatgatatataaaacagatgtaaaaaataaactccattagtaacacttcatcctagcatgagaaaaaaaaaagcaacacaaaaacaacctgttttgacaagccattaagtaaataatacacatttgtgagtattaatcacaaaaacttgcaatgtggaaaagaaagtaagcatctcttaagatatgaatattaaaccttcctcccattcatagactaaaggaaaaaatatgtaagtaaagttaacataaattaaatataaggagttacagaccctgtaaagaataattaattagtccactgttaatcattatatcacagtacttttaagaaacttagggaaacaaccagtgcaaaaatagacatttaaccttatttgtacaagcttttaacccagatcatatccatatgtcaccattaatcctttaaagccacacaaaaaaagaaaatgagtatttctatgggatatactaactaaacaaatctacagaaatgctcagaacagtaataaagaagcttcatgtatcacttgcaataacatagagaaataaaaaaaaaaaagttaaaaaatgcataaaaaaaaaaaatatatatatatatatatatatatatatatatatatatatatatatatatatatatatatatatatatatatatatatatatatatatatatatatatatatatatatatatatatatatgcatcatatggtacatgaagaatacttcccaatttggagagagagagagagagagagagagagagagagagagagagagagagagagagagagagagagagagagagtctactctccatttattatatatatatatatatatatatatatatatatatatatatatatatatatatatatatatatatatatatatatatatatataacataagataacaattcagtaagatttcatgaatactgggttggggggaaggggaagtacaagtatttccttttccttttagaaaacttattaacataatgttatgtatttatttcactgattaatctttaactagtaattgactagtgtgtgtgtgtgtgtgtgtgtgtgtgtgtgtgtgtgtgtgtgtgtgacagagacagagaaagagagagagagagagagagagagagagagagagagagagagagagagagagagagagagagagagagagagagagagagagagagagaggcattatgtgtggagttgaatatatttggaagcagatttatgcatttttgtagctcaattctgtctttacttcattgagttttacaagtagagattttgtttttgaagtgttacctttgtcatacttgatacctaagagatgggatgttgtgaaacggaggaaatgttcacaattttttgggtgttcaatattaaacataaagccctgctaccaatgagactacagccatagaaatacatgttggttcagctacaggtgcaccatcaaatacacactagactgccctgttcttagttcttcttctggtaccttaaggaagaaataatagtgtaaacaataacattttgacattaaaataaaatttatatgtagatgtatatcttaaggtgataatatattcagaaatttcaatatatacacaccactctaaaatcaaaggtactgaaatttaaccttagtaaaaatggagtctttcctttctccaagcaggtgaagtaaccccaatataactaagcaagcatctggtgcaaataaataaatatataaataaataattatgataataagtaaaatcaaataagcaaaagaaaattaactgtgtaaggaaaaagtgaagatatggtcacatccaataggacagtccactaatttgagtaccaatcttttaaaaatctcctgtaattattgctttatcacataagaattaacaaaaataaagctccttgatggttctactaattatatgaatgacaagcattttgactgaatgctcagaacgaccagtatactaatgatttttgtactttgtgtcacagcagcaaatcttttATATGAGTATgcggttatgttttttacttgagacactatttgggtgatatcataatgcaataatgctttgtctagcaagtcctcgtaagaatatgatgagtactgatcgaaaaaaaaaaaaaaagaaagaaagaaagaaaaccccagccaaacctacatgccccgacataacgcactgatgttccgaactcccgattcttctcatcatatccaccaaaacagtgtgagaagtcctgaacttcatcacaaccatggaagaaacctttatcagactgtctgcacttgcgctagtgccgacaaaggtgactccaagaattctatctccacacgaattagtgacctgtcttattggactgcaagggaagaggatgcagctaacatttctaaaaagattgataatatttacattttaaatttcaaattggacagcctattgggtttatttacactagaaataatgtttttccttatgagagagagagagagagagagagagagagagagagagagagagagagagagagagagagagagagagagagagagaatgctttacacctattaaaatctttaacatcacttatgctgcaaacaattatttagccataggactcagccaaaaatttgatagaagagcaggaatttaacaattaaattagtacctttatagaaattggtgcaagcattacagttagataggccatgcttaatacaatgtttggtttttgcatgcagcatagtttcatgaaaactaggcttataaaagtgaaagatgcattgctaatgatgaaaagatatatatattaaattgctaccagctactgaaatgaacaaattgaactagacattactcgcattgactttcatcgtggccatagagttcaagtaaggtttccatatacagaggaactgcttttctttttttgagaatggcaattattgggagcctatatttctccagccctttcaaaactgctactcttgggtctggttcatccgcttgtggttctaatctcaggaactccttgattatctgtaaagatataagcatcaaataattataagtgaaggttacagagatgagcatctgcaataactgtacttagttatgagtgcttatctcccatcactgaggcctttgagcctgagagggagaatggaagtaccagtagttaaatatcaattacctactataaaatataaatagctatatacattatagccctacaaataaagttgacaattagtaacaatatgtagcaaaatccataaagtgtacatacatacacacttacgccatcaaaagtctgaatccacgggtacaagttcaggatttctgctacaagaatgttcccattgattatttttttgcgtctctcagagagtgtcaactgcatgaggcgttcagcctgaggaaaatcattaaagtaaaattacgaatacggcactgatgtgtgtgaagcgaccttaacccgtatccctctggaggcatattcccaaagtctggtaatgtttcggcccatttactcttgtagcggttaggttaggttagattaagttacgtataggtaattttgtgcgagaatctcaatgagactattttagagagaatcctatagttagttttggagctacagcctagtgttcatacaggctggcggacgactccttccagacttcaggaatatgcattctggcccttcacaagaactgacatcagatcccggtatgaacacaggcggtgcatcccatgttcttttgtccctcttctcattgccttcccattatatatatatatatatatatatatatatatatatatatatatatatatatatatatatatatatatatatatatatatatatatatatatatatatatatatataacactcaacatccctacatgcaacaaaacttaccaaaacacactcaaaatacactcaaaacatccaaaacacaaccaaaacacatcacaacaccccaaaatacccactacactcacctaaacacaaccaaatattgaatattcactcaaaacaccccgtaacatctaaaaacatccaaataacccaccccaaccacgctaaatttatccaaaacacactcaaagcaccccaatatacctaaaactcatccaaacacactcaaaagatttaaaacacccaaaatacactacaacaccccaaaactcatcaaacacacccaaaacacatcaaaacatccaaaacacacttaaagcaacactcaacaccacaaacacgccacaaacacacccttaaagacccaaaactacttgcacacaatcaaatacacctcaaaagacctgacacacacacccaaactcactgaaacacttaaaacagaaaataaacccaaaaacaaactcactacacctcaatatacccccaaacacacccataacacacaaaaacatcccacaatatactcaaaacaccccacacgactcaaaccacttacaatataactaaaaacatcctaaaccacatttaaaacacccaaaattcacccaaaacacaatgataacagcaaatatacacccaaaacatacctaaacaccaccaaaacacactctaaacaccccacaacattcctacatacatcctaaacacataaaacacctaaaacacaccaaatattacagagaactgcagcgcagcaagggaaactaagctaaatattgtttacctgttttgcctcctcctccatttctttttatttcttccttctcctctttcatttctcttattttcttccttctactacaattatctacacgcctgactttagaaacagctggaaacacttggaaaacactggaaattacggtaaatattgaggagacactggagcagacCGGGTCTcgaatccttgatgacgtcacaggcgaggtgccggcgccccgctgccatacgtacgtaacatatttcattttgaaattgacccatagaaaaaatgaagctaggctcgaatgcattatatattctgacttgataattacttcaattaatattcacaatatcaaaacacctccagtctcagtagttataaagaaatattatgtgaaatatggaaaaagtgttggaaattttgacaccattaaaaacactgaaaaatccacctattccactttacactggtaaaaagacattttaaaaaatctgaactattttttaaaataatgcacacttagttacaagctacaataaaaaaataaagaagctaaaaaatgacaaaatcaccactttcaaagggacaataagcctattcaaattccacatacttaactcaacaggaacgcaacttactttaaaaatcataaacgattttttgaagcaataaaatcttcattaaagcctcaaataaaaaagccaaaaaccaggctgggtaaatttcaccgtacaaactgccccttatttacataaaaaacaacaccaaattcagcacatttacttaactgaagcaagaaaaacacttcaaaagcaacgaaatatttttagaaaccataaaatcttactatacaagccaaataaattaattcagaaaaataaaaaaaaatattggaaccaacaagccggaacaggtgccagtccatcatggcggccgtcGGCGGCGACCTTAGTgggggagccggcggccatgttgccttatttattcctatataacaccaaaaccaggcaatgacggatatatctgaccagcggatatgaagcctagacatgtggatccatcttgtgatatgttaggcttacaataagtgagagatgaggcaaataatggctaataacacagctgacagcttgtttacatattggcgaacattaaatatttgaataaatttccaactctttccagactcagacgtaaacaaaacctaaatataaataattaacccctaaaaaaactaaataacgaataatgaatcctaaataaacgaatacaagacactagagggaggattagggtgttgtgaaggcagtaaggctgactgaggagagactggccccgctggactcaccttacgtactcgtgcctctctggtgatgcttgacggtgcttggtgcaggaagaaggtgtcgggaagacggaaacactggttaatagagcgtgtagggcaagattgaccagtgctgaccaaaacactgcagccagccagccgctcgccgtggtaactccccagcgccacctgtcactgatccaacacccacccacacacacacacacacacacacacacacaaaagttgacatgctatcaaatattatgtcaaataatataaatatcctcacttcctgactctcctttccccactccacccccgataagtgattatgaacgcaatcttcactcagtgcggcaccgtgtcaccgcagcaaacacgaaccagggcagaataggctcaactgaaatgctcttactctctctctctctctctctctctctctctctttcttcattcattattttttacacaAATGATCGATGCTGAGTGACGGATTTACACTCTCCGCTCTGTATTGCACGGCACCAGTATCAATATGTTATTGCTCCGCGTACTCCTCGTGCCTCACTGGGCGCGGGAGTCACGGGAGCTGGGGTGTGCCGGGGTCGTTAACgcttcacctccaccatctcGTTATCCTCGCTCCGCCTCTCTTCTGCTTTTACTTAATGCCACTCTCCTCCCGTCGCCTTTGATTCTTAGTCTACTGCTCATCTTCGCTCACTCCATGTCTCCTCTGCTCGCTCACAACACCAGTGGATCGGCTCGGCTTCATTCATTAGCGGACTTCCATTCCACGATAAGATGCggtctttttttaattataaatagGACCGAACTGATATGACGAAAGCGAGATgttaatttattctttcctactttggtcattatttttttttacaggcttatcttatttaccttttcttcatcttacaAAGAAATTTAGTGTAtgaaaactggagagagagagagagagagagagagagagagagagagagagagagagagagagagagagagaatgtgtattttTACTAACTCTGAAGGGCGATTCTTGGCCACGTGCCGGCCCACTTAGGGAAGTCTTTTACGGATTATTGACTTAAGTGTTCGACGTTTGTTTTCTGCCCTGACGTGTAAGCTAGTGTGTGTGGTAATTTCAGACCATCTAGTGTGTACCTTGAACGGCTGATGAAGAGTAAATAGGAAGCACAGTTActtgaaagaaatacaaaaaaaaaaaaaagtccttctTTGGATTCATATAAATGTTCATAGTATTCATCACTGATactcattaatgaaaaaaaagacagtataTTAATTAAGTTTCTATGTGTTTCACTTATTTAGAATAGTGTGGCTTAATATTATTACGCTCAGTAAGGATTAACTTGCGTGATGTAATCATAGTTTTAGATGTAAAAACAATTATTGAAAACCTTTTCCACTGTTCAACACTCGAAGCTTCTCGGAATAATTATGCCAGTTGCTGTTATCTTTGTCTTACCAAGGAGCGAGCCATGGTCTTAGCTTCAGCAGAGACACCTGGAAAAGAAACagcaaaggaaagtaaaaggatTACAAACACTTGACCTAAGACATTAAAAATCGCCACATAGAAAATTAATTACAAAGTGATCTGAGTCTAGAAAGCTGTCTGTGAAGCCCTCTGAACCAATCTGAATCAAGTGAGCTTGTGTTCACCAACATGACAGCCTCCTTCTTTTCGATAAACCATGCGGAACTCAGCTTTGGTTTTACCTCTGGCCGGCAGACTTCTTAATTATTTTATCTTCCCCTtaattcttccttgtttcctcatatgcgagctCTTCTGATTGTCATAGTGTCCGTTATATACCAGAATAAGTGTTGCCGTCAGATTGAACGGATGTGACTGTGTTTATGCTTGTAAAACACTAGTAAACATGTCACTTTACTTCATAGTGTGTATTACGTATCAAATCACAGAATCCCTTCTAGTCGCCAGCTTCGTCCTAAGAAAACGTCACCTAACATGGGACCTCATAAGGGTAGACGTAAGAAAAATGCGGTATATCTTTTATCACGTTTATTTCTCATTCAGCTTGTTATCATATaacccatattctgaaatgcttctaCGCTACACCaggacttcttttttttttttttttacgatttgctctcaccacgactattttcaaaggctacagagattatTAGACAGGTTTCCAAGATTGTTTCTCCTGCCAATAATGTGAAAATCGTGTTAATATGTCAAtgcaaccgtaaaaacaccctcaaaaccccatgtaacttcaactagagcattTTGAATGCAGTGGGGTGCGGCGCatgaatgtttcagaatatggccctaagttacacgggttttatttatttattttttttttttattgtagtggGAAATTAACAAgctttctatattattaacagagaaacacacttgagaacccgacaAATAATTTGtgacctttaaaaatagttcTTGTGAGAGTCAGAAGTATATTATAGTAGGATTCCCAGCAGTGCCAGCCTGGAGTCTCGTCAGGAAGACGAGCgtcccaccacaacacaactccTCGGtctgtgaagtatgccagagacaggaacgagatgatgcaagtggtgctgagggaatTAGGGAATgtcagagtggagaagacaggaagggaatagATGGCGTTCCTGCTGGCACTGTGGAAAGACGAATAAAAGAATGGTTGAGGCTGCGAAGGAGCTCCAAGAGGAAATTAATGTGGTGTACAAGATGTAGGAATTAGTGGTGTTGAAGATGGTGTCTGTTTTCTGTtcgccgttttttttttttttttttcctacaggaGTTGCTGatacaaaggcctggctcagaaGTAATCCCGAGCACTAAATATCAAGATTAGGacctgtagcatcaagatcaagatccgCCAAGATGATGGCCGTGGCGTCAGCCGAGAAGCGTCCCCTCAAACGTCAAAAACTAGGACCTCCAGACGTCTATCCACAAGATGCCAAACAAAAAGAGGTACGGCAAGTCATGCTTTAAAATATAAACGTAGAATGGTGGCAGTAAAGTCCATGTATTAAGTATTATTGTGTTCCTCATCGCCACCAGGTCCGATCCTTGGCTTAGTGACAGCCGTCTTGACCTGTATGTTTGTTCAGGGTATTACGAAGGTGACACAGACTTCATATCATTGTTTTATGCGAAAATTCGATGCCCTAAACAACTCTTATACGTTCTTGAGCGCGAGGACACTTTTTTCAGCCCGGGACTCCAATTTTCCACGagtgccacttttttttttcttttcctttcttttcttttcttttctttccgccATCTAAGTATCACGTTACACAAAAACTATGCTGCGATGTTCACACCTACATGTTCACTCATCACAAGATGGAGAGAGTTCTTAACTAATGATTTTCTTGGAATAAATATCAGATTAATGAAGGACATGATAAAAGATAAGACATTTtgctgttttagtgttttgggcATTCTTATTATTTCCATAGTGCGATTCGTtcacttgaaaataaataacatgaaaaataaaaaaataatagctctgagaaacatagaaataatgtaataaaataaaacacccaATTATAGcataaaacacaacaaacgtAACAACTTTAAACCAACTTTTGCGGCACCCACCATTTACACTGCTGTCCACAGCTGACCAGCCAATAGTAACATTTTTACCCGGGCAGGCAGCAACTCACACGTAGGGTTAGTCAGGACAGCACTCACTCCGTCACCAGGCACTACGATGCAGGTGGAAGTAACAAACAGGAATTGGTATAGTGGAGTGCGAGGCAAGGACATGAAAACTGCAATCACAGCACAAGCTTATATTTCCTCACTAGAACAAGACACCAAAACTTACACCAGGCAGAGCACAGAGTCATAAGTGCAGCACCCTCCATCCACTCACTTGCCAGCAGAGTCACTCAGGCATCCACACAAAGTCACTTGGATGTAACCAGGTAGAACCTGAGCCTATCGCATTCCCACACTCAGCCCATTGCAGGTGTGCCAAGAGGGAGAGGCCAGCAGGTATAACCCCCCCAACCTCATAGTAGCTTATCAACAACCCCTATTGTAACGTGACTTTGGTGGACAGTGAGGTATACAAAAGCACTGAAACTTATGAAGAATGTTGAATAGAGTCTACTGATGGTATGCCAACAGTATGTTTTATATATGCTgatgatgtgttgtgttgtatgtatgtttatggggctggtgtctgtgtgtttgaGAGACTGGGCAAGCTTCAACTTTCATTGGTGGTTTGGATGTTAGTGGGAcctggaggagtgtgtgtgggtggcacAGACATTCATGGGGCCtggaggagtgtgtgggtggtgcAGACACTTGCAGGGCTAGGATGGGGTGTTTGTGTTGGGaaatttttgttaattattcattctttatttgatcatgataatgattatgatgactTCAACTCTTCCACACATGTAGAGTAcattttgttgcttttcttaCCACATTAGTCCTGTTTTGTTGCTACATTTGTATCCTAACATTTTCCACAGACAACAAAGCAATAGTATTTTGCCAGTATAACTTTCCAGATGTTAATGCATAAGATATATGTACAAAATTCCTGTTATGTACTTTGATATCCTCTCCTCAATATAGTGCATGCAGAACAGTGACTGTGCTATGATTGTAGTGTCATCTGCAGCCACATTCAGTGAAGTAATGACATGGCCACACCATGTGTAAAAGATGGAAATTATAGTCAGCTGAAAACTTGCCAGATTCAATAAGGTTCTGGATTAAATGATACCAGTGTTGATGGTCAATCTGTATTATCAATAAACATTTTTTCTAGCTAGCTACCGATCATTGCCTTGCTGACAGCACAGCATGGGATGTGGGTGCTCACTGGCTCAGATGTCATAACCTTGTGCTGATTGGCTCACAGGGCCAACCACTTGGAGTTGAAGCTCCCTTGTTGGTGTATCCTGTCTCCCCTAACTGTATTGTTAATGGCTGAGGTGTGGCATTATAGGAACAGAGGCACTTATTTCCACTTCTGAATATTGAAAATACAGCACTTCACATGTGGGCCAGAAAGACCAGCTTTTACTGGGTTGTATGGCAATCACCGTGAAAAGAGTCAGCTGAGGGAATAAATACACTCACAACATGAATTCAGGAGACCCATAGGTGGGGAAGACATTGCTATCTCAGTTTTGACCAAAGTGGCATATAAATTATGACCATAACTGATACCTCAGTTATTCTTGTTAATGTGATCTGCAGATTAAAAACATGCCCATCACAAACCATTACCATCTGTAGACTGATTCATGTAAGATCCATTGCTCTAATCAAGGAAGCAATATATCATTTCCTCTCACAGAATTGTTATTACTCGTATATCTCCtgtttattacattattattttcttgttttctcttagttttttttctg from the Scylla paramamosain isolate STU-SP2022 chromosome 17, ASM3559412v1, whole genome shotgun sequence genome contains:
- the LOC135108477 gene encoding uncharacterized protein LOC135108477, producing MQLTLSERRKKIINGNILVAEILNLYPWIQTFDGIIKEFLRLEPQADEPDPRVAVLKGLEKYRLPIIAILKKRKAVPLYMETLLELYGHDESQCEYQKKN